From Shewanella yunxiaonensis, the proteins below share one genomic window:
- the surA gene encoding peptidylprolyl isomerase SurA, giving the protein MTPSKSLLFALCTLVLSQFAMAAPQPLDRIAVQVNNGVILESEIQTMMTQVKDDAQKKGQKLPSDDALRTQVIERLILTKLQLQTAERIGLHIGDLQLDQTIANIAKQQNMTVPELQAKVEADGQSFSQYREQLREDITLGEIQRIQVQRRIQVSPQEIDNLVKLIQEQGLKDVEFQIGHILIEVPANATPDQVENARKRADTVLSRLKEGADFREMAIAASAGPKALEGGIWDYMNINEMPTLFAEVVNGAKKGDIIGPIKSSAGFHIIKIMDARGLETKEVQEVKARHILLKPSPILSEERAKATLEKFIKDIKSGKEKFEDLARKYSEDPGSATKGGELGWAEPSIYVPEFAQTLAQLKEGQISEPFRSSFGWHIVELEGRRTTDATKEFNTNRAHELIFRRKFNEELQNWLDEMRASAYIEILDSQSNRG; this is encoded by the coding sequence ATGACCCCCAGTAAAAGTTTATTGTTTGCATTGTGTACTCTTGTACTGAGCCAATTTGCGATGGCAGCACCACAACCGTTGGACCGTATTGCGGTACAGGTAAACAACGGGGTAATTCTGGAAAGTGAAATCCAGACGATGATGACCCAGGTCAAAGATGATGCCCAGAAAAAGGGTCAAAAACTGCCATCGGACGATGCCCTGCGCACCCAGGTTATTGAACGTCTCATTCTGACTAAACTGCAATTGCAAACTGCTGAGCGTATTGGCCTGCATATTGGGGATCTGCAACTGGATCAGACAATTGCCAATATTGCAAAGCAGCAGAATATGACAGTGCCAGAGCTGCAAGCCAAGGTTGAAGCTGATGGTCAGAGTTTCAGCCAATACCGTGAGCAGTTACGAGAAGACATCACGCTGGGTGAAATTCAGCGTATTCAGGTGCAGCGCCGTATCCAGGTGTCGCCACAGGAAATTGATAACCTGGTCAAACTGATCCAGGAGCAGGGGTTGAAAGATGTGGAATTCCAGATCGGTCATATCCTGATCGAAGTGCCCGCCAATGCCACACCTGATCAAGTTGAAAATGCGCGTAAACGTGCCGATACCGTATTATCCAGATTGAAAGAAGGCGCGGATTTCCGTGAGATGGCGATCGCTGCGTCAGCTGGTCCTAAAGCGCTGGAAGGCGGTATTTGGGATTATATGAACATCAACGAAATGCCAACACTGTTTGCTGAAGTGGTAAACGGTGCGAAGAAAGGTGACATCATCGGCCCAATCAAAAGCAGCGCTGGCTTCCATATCATCAAAATCATGGATGCGCGCGGATTGGAAACCAAAGAAGTACAGGAAGTTAAAGCTCGCCACATCCTGTTGAAGCCATCACCCATTCTCTCCGAAGAACGCGCTAAGGCGACCCTTGAGAAATTCATTAAGGATATCAAGAGTGGTAAAGAGAAATTTGAAGATCTGGCCCGTAAATATTCTGAAGACCCAGGCTCTGCTACAAAAGGTGGCGAATTGGGTTGGGCTGAACCAAGCATTTATGTTCCTGAATTCGCCCAGACACTCGCTCAACTGAAAGAAGGTCAAATCAGCGAACCTTTCCGTTCCTCTTTTGGCTGGCATATCGTCGAGCTTGAAGGCCGCCGCACCACTGACGCCACTAAAGAGTTCAACACAAACCGCGCTCATGAATTAATATTCCGTCGTAAATTCAACGAAGAATTGCAGAACTGGCTGGACGAAATGCGGGCGAGCGCATACATTGAAATTCTTGATTCTCAATCTAACAGAGGTTAA
- the apaG gene encoding Co2+/Mg2+ efflux protein ApaG — MNQQAPIKIEVKTEYIAHQSAPEEDRYLFSYTITIVNLSDENVTLKSRHWIITDANGKKTEVQGAGVVGETPKIQPNTAYQYSSGTVLETPLGFMEGRYLMETDQGHSFYAPIKAFRLAVPGMIH; from the coding sequence ATGAATCAGCAAGCACCAATAAAAATCGAGGTTAAAACCGAATATATTGCCCATCAGTCTGCCCCTGAAGAAGACCGATATCTGTTCAGCTATACCATTACCATCGTCAATTTGAGTGACGAAAACGTCACCTTGAAGAGCCGCCACTGGATTATTACTGACGCTAACGGTAAAAAGACAGAGGTACAAGGGGCTGGTGTGGTTGGAGAAACGCCCAAAATTCAACCAAACACGGCGTATCAGTATAGTAGTGGTACAGTGTTAGAAACTCCCCTTGGTTTTATGGAAGGTCGATATCTGATGGAAACGGATCAGGGTCACAGCTTTTATGCCCCGATAAAAGCTTTTCGCCTGGCTGTACCCGGAATGATCCATTAG
- the rsmA gene encoding 16S rRNA (adenine(1518)-N(6)/adenine(1519)-N(6))-dimethyltransferase RsmA → MSNKVHLGHTARKRFGQNFLTDSNIINRIVAAISPDNEHVMVEIGPGLAALTEPVAEGIDRLTVIELDRDLVERLKHHPVLKDKLEIHQGDALQFDFNKLLQPGKKLKVFGNLPYNISTPLMFHLFSFAEHIANMHFMLQKEVVLRLSAAPGSKAYGRLTVMAQYYCQVVPVLEVPPQSFTPPPKVDSAVVRLIPYEQKPWQCHDVHLLESITATAFNMRRKTLRNNLKQLFSDEDFATLNIDPGMRPEQISVSQYVALANHLYQKQQ, encoded by the coding sequence ATGAGCAATAAAGTACATTTAGGCCATACGGCCAGGAAACGTTTTGGTCAGAATTTTCTGACTGATAGTAATATTATCAACCGCATTGTTGCTGCTATCTCGCCAGATAACGAGCACGTAATGGTTGAGATTGGTCCCGGATTAGCCGCATTGACTGAACCGGTTGCGGAAGGCATCGACCGCCTTACCGTCATCGAGCTCGATCGTGACTTAGTCGAACGGCTTAAACATCACCCAGTTCTCAAAGATAAATTAGAGATCCACCAAGGTGATGCCCTGCAATTCGATTTCAATAAGCTGTTGCAGCCAGGCAAAAAGCTCAAGGTGTTTGGCAACTTGCCTTACAACATCTCTACGCCATTGATGTTTCATCTGTTTAGTTTTGCTGAACACATCGCCAACATGCACTTCATGCTGCAAAAAGAAGTGGTGTTACGTTTATCAGCGGCACCGGGTAGCAAAGCATACGGTAGACTGACCGTCATGGCCCAGTATTACTGCCAAGTGGTGCCAGTACTTGAAGTGCCGCCACAAAGTTTCACGCCACCGCCCAAAGTTGATTCGGCCGTTGTGAGATTAATACCCTATGAGCAGAAGCCATGGCAATGCCATGATGTACACTTATTAGAAAGTATCACGGCTACTGCCTTTAATATGCGGCGGAAGACATTAAGGAACAATCTTAAGCAGCTATTCAGTGATGAAGATTTTGCCACGCTCAATATTGATCCTGGGATGAGACCCGAGCAGATTAGCGTAAGTCAATACGTCGCACTGGCTAATCACCTATACCAAAAACAACAGTAA
- the pdxA gene encoding 4-hydroxythreonine-4-phosphate dehydrogenase PdxA — MDTKRIAITAGDPAGIGPELVVQLAQRSWPAELVVCADPSLLQSRAKMLGLSLQLRPYQPSQPPRPQEAGTLTIVPFQMAVEARCGVLDEQNSTYVVETLSYAGEKNMSGEFDAVVTGPVHKGIINQAGIPFSGHTEFFAHQAGCKDVVMMLACPGLQVALVTTHIPLAYVAKAITRDRLHQVINILHHDLVNRFAIENPKIYVCGLNPHAGENGHLGREELDVIIPALDELRQEGMHIVGPLPADTLFQPKYLEDADVVLSMYHDQGLPVLKSMGFGKSVNITLGLPYIRTSVDHGTALELAGTGKADLGSFVCALNKAIELAHKN, encoded by the coding sequence TTGGACACTAAACGTATTGCCATCACCGCCGGTGATCCCGCCGGGATTGGCCCGGAACTGGTAGTACAATTGGCTCAGCGCAGCTGGCCAGCAGAGCTGGTGGTCTGCGCCGATCCGTCGCTGTTACAATCCCGCGCAAAAATGCTGGGACTGAGTCTACAGCTCCGTCCATATCAACCGTCACAACCGCCAAGGCCACAAGAGGCCGGTACACTCACTATCGTACCGTTTCAGATGGCCGTTGAAGCGCGCTGTGGTGTGCTTGACGAACAAAACAGTACCTATGTAGTAGAAACCCTTAGCTACGCCGGTGAAAAGAATATGAGCGGTGAGTTTGATGCCGTGGTCACCGGTCCTGTGCACAAGGGCATTATTAACCAGGCAGGCATTCCCTTTTCTGGTCATACTGAATTTTTTGCCCACCAAGCCGGCTGTAAAGATGTGGTGATGATGCTGGCTTGCCCTGGTCTTCAGGTTGCCCTGGTTACAACCCATATTCCGCTTGCCTATGTTGCTAAAGCGATTACCCGTGACCGTCTGCATCAAGTGATTAATATCCTGCATCACGATCTGGTTAATCGGTTCGCCATCGAAAATCCGAAAATATACGTCTGCGGCCTGAATCCTCATGCAGGAGAAAATGGTCATCTGGGCCGTGAGGAGTTAGATGTGATAATTCCGGCACTCGATGAGTTGCGTCAGGAAGGAATGCATATCGTCGGTCCACTGCCTGCCGACACCTTATTCCAGCCAAAATACCTGGAAGATGCTGACGTAGTGCTATCGATGTACCACGATCAAGGCTTGCCTGTGTTAAAATCCATGGGATTCGGAAAATCCGTTAACATCACACTTGGATTGCCTTATATCAGAACCTCTGTTGATCACGGTACTGCACTGGAGTTAGCGGGCACCGGTAAAGCAGATCTCGGCAGTTTTGTCTGCGCGCTGAATAAGGCTATTGAACTGGCGCATAAGAACTGA
- a CDS encoding symmetrical bis(5'-nucleosyl)-tetraphosphatase, which translates to MANYFVGDIHGCFSELKKLLEVVDFNPSQDVLWSVGDLIARGPESLATLRYFEHLDNAARIVLGNHELNLFGINAGFRSPRPSCQLTELIQSDDFPRLLEWLRLQPLLQEMPEHQLVMTHAGVPPQWDLAALRREATRVSDALQRANYLEAVISPMYTEAPEGWHADLQESELIRYCINALTRIRFLYTDGRLDFACKLPPDECDIEELKPWFKFPSKTDELTKVFGHWAALMGETGNAKIQALDTGCCWDQYLTLWHLESNQKITQSRLKKG; encoded by the coding sequence GTGGCAAATTATTTTGTAGGCGATATTCATGGTTGTTTCAGCGAATTAAAAAAACTGCTGGAAGTTGTTGATTTTAATCCATCACAAGATGTTCTTTGGTCCGTTGGGGATCTGATTGCCAGAGGACCAGAGTCACTCGCGACATTGCGCTATTTTGAGCATCTTGATAACGCTGCAAGAATAGTGCTTGGCAATCACGAATTGAATCTGTTTGGGATTAACGCCGGATTTCGTAGCCCCCGCCCATCTTGCCAGTTAACTGAGCTTATCCAATCCGATGACTTTCCACGGCTATTGGAGTGGCTTCGATTACAGCCGTTATTGCAAGAGATGCCCGAACATCAGCTGGTAATGACACATGCGGGAGTTCCGCCACAGTGGGATCTAGCCGCGTTGCGACGAGAAGCTACTCGCGTATCTGATGCCCTGCAACGTGCAAACTACCTCGAAGCAGTCATCAGCCCCATGTATACTGAAGCGCCCGAGGGATGGCATGCAGATCTGCAGGAGTCTGAATTGATCCGCTACTGCATCAATGCACTTACCCGTATTCGTTTTCTCTACACCGATGGCCGATTGGATTTTGCCTGCAAATTGCCCCCGGATGAATGTGATATAGAAGAGCTAAAGCCTTGGTTCAAATTTCCTTCGAAAACCGATGAATTAACTAAGGTTTTTGGCCATTGGGCGGCGTTGATGGGCGAGACTGGCAACGCCAAAATCCAAGCACTGGATACCGGGTGCTGCTGGGATCAATATCTTACACTTTGGCATCTGGAATCGAATCAAAAAATCACCCAGTCCAGGTTGAAAAAAGGTTAA